Proteins encoded in a region of the Dreissena polymorpha isolate Duluth1 chromosome 6, UMN_Dpol_1.0, whole genome shotgun sequence genome:
- the LOC127835053 gene encoding uncharacterized protein LOC127835053, with translation MGVEQSHETHPSYTKDYLDGCRYWADFENEYFAKGTYRYAFRGTVHGDGPRDGSVCVAKVFKRKYAKYFDRWRPDFNASVKAQHFATIFTRNVLPQLRKFVSTTEIEFIIPLIAKMDSISHFKVLGLFSVNEDTTYVTPYEYVAIEPYLYGQFEKFNSNGGFEDFSALVLNTFSHWTWQVSGHKFLVCDLQGVQNGRKYILTDPCIHSVDGRFGMTDLGVVGMEKVLSNHVCNAMCYALGLENPMAGLPLGARKSQATAYVFELSESDIYRANEARTHYFKLIEPVVQ, from the exons ATGGGCGTTGAACAGTCGCACGAGACCCACCCGTCCTATACGAAAGACTATCTGGATGGATGCAG GTATTGGGCGGATTTCGAGAATGAATATTTCGCCAAGGGAACTTACCGCTACGCATTCCGGGGCACAGTGCACGGGGATGGGCCACGTGACGGAAGTGTCTGCGTTGCGAAGGTCTTTAAACGGAAGTACGCCAAATACTTCGACAGGTGGCGTCCTGACTTCAACGCCAGCGTCAAGGCTCAACATTTCGCCACGATCTTCACGCGTAACGTGCTTCCACAGCTACGAAAATTCGTTTCGACGACCGAAATCGAGTTCATCATTCCGTTGATCGCGAAAATGGATTCTATTTCACATTTCAAAGTGCTCGGCTTGTTTTCCGTTAACGAGGACACTACGTACGTCACGCCGTACGAGTACGTCGCCATCGAGCCGTATCTGTACGGTCAGTTTGAGAAATTCAACTCGAATGGGGGCTTTGAGGACTTCAGTGCTCTTGTACTTAACACGTTCAGTCACTGGACGTGGCAGGTTAGCGGACACAAGTTTCTCGTGTGCGACCTCCAAGGAGTGCAGAACGGCCGAAAGTACATTCTGACAGACCCGTGCATCCACTCAGTTGACGGGCGCTTCGGGATGACGGACCTCGGCGTGGTGGGGATGGAGAAGGTACTCTCGAATCATGTATGCAACGCCATGTGTTACGCTCTGGGCCTGGAGAACCCCATGGCAGGGCTGCCCCTCGGCGCCCGGAAGTCCCAAGCCACCGCCTACGTGTTCGAGCTGTCGGAGAGTGACATCTACCGCGCTAACGAGGCTCGCACGCACTACTTCAAACTTATAGAACCCGTAGTTCAATGA